The following coding sequences lie in one Candidatus Methylomirabilota bacterium genomic window:
- a CDS encoding ABC transporter permease has translation MIEFLVRRACISAITLGLITVIVFAGVRMIPGDPARVMAGTDADAAGLEEIRAKYGLDDPIPVQYLRWVALALRGDFGESIRTRHSVAWTVATKLPITIELACVAILVALALAIPAGVLAAVRRNTAWDVVASAVSLCGVSIPNFWLGIMLILLVSVRLGWLPASGFVPLLEDPVANVKRMIMPALVLGTALAAVLMRQTRNAMIEVLSADYIRTARSKGLAGFAVVVRHALRNGLIPVVTILGLQMGALMSGAVVTESIFVVPGFGRLIVEAVFTRDYPLVQGVVLITASSYVLINLLVDVSYSFLNPRIRIRGRP, from the coding sequence GTGATCGAGTTCCTCGTCCGCCGGGCGTGCATCTCCGCGATCACGCTCGGGCTGATCACGGTCATCGTGTTCGCCGGCGTGCGGATGATCCCGGGGGATCCCGCGCGCGTGATGGCCGGCACCGACGCCGACGCCGCGGGCCTCGAGGAGATTCGCGCGAAGTACGGCCTCGACGATCCGATCCCGGTCCAGTACCTGCGCTGGGTCGCGCTCGCGCTCCGCGGCGACTTCGGCGAGTCGATCCGCACGCGCCACTCCGTGGCGTGGACGGTGGCCACGAAGCTGCCGATCACGATCGAGCTCGCGTGCGTGGCGATCCTGGTCGCGCTGGCGCTGGCGATCCCGGCCGGCGTGCTGGCCGCGGTGCGGCGGAACACCGCATGGGACGTCGTCGCCAGCGCGGTCTCGCTCTGCGGCGTATCGATCCCGAACTTTTGGCTCGGGATCATGCTGATCCTGCTCGTCTCGGTGCGGCTCGGCTGGCTGCCGGCGTCCGGCTTCGTTCCGCTGCTCGAGGACCCCGTCGCCAACGTCAAGCGGATGATCATGCCGGCCCTCGTGCTCGGCACCGCGCTGGCGGCCGTGCTGATGCGGCAGACGCGCAATGCGATGATCGAGGTCCTCTCGGCGGACTACATCCGCACCGCCCGCAGCAAGGGCCTGGCGGGCTTCGCGGTGGTCGTCCGCCACGCGCTCCGCAACGGCCTCATCCCGGTCGTCACGATCCTCGGCCTCCAGATGGGCGCCCTGATGAGCGGCGCCGTCGTCACGGAGTCGATCTTCGTGGTGCCGGGCTTTGGCCGCCTCATCGTCGAGGCCGTCTTCACCCGGGACTACCCGCTCGTGCAGGGGGTCGTGCTGATCACCGCGAGCTCGTACGTGCTGATCAACCTGCTGGTGGACGTCTCGTACTCGTTCCTCAACCCCCGGATCCGGATCCGAGGTCGACCGTGA
- a CDS encoding ABC transporter permease yields MRRGWRRMLRRPASVAGVVVVLVFVALAVGAPWIALTDPLRTDWSQIRKAPTLAHPFGTDDLGRDNFSRVVWGSRISMQAGVFSILLAMAIGVPVGLAAGYHRGALDQLVMRLTDAWLAFPFLILAIGLVTIMGPSLTNATLAIGLGAAPTYIRLTRGLTLSTKEEDYVQAARALGAGDLRLMRRHVLPNIFSALLVQATVSIPTAIIGEAILSFLGLGVQPPTPSWGTMLNAAQQFLESAPWMAYWPGLAIFSLALSFNLAGDGMRDLLDPKDY; encoded by the coding sequence CTGCGCCGCGGCTGGCGGCGCATGCTGCGGAGACCGGCCTCGGTCGCGGGAGTCGTCGTCGTCCTCGTCTTCGTCGCGCTCGCGGTCGGCGCGCCGTGGATCGCGCTGACCGATCCGCTCCGCACCGACTGGAGCCAGATCCGCAAGGCGCCGACGTTGGCGCATCCGTTCGGGACGGACGACCTCGGCCGAGACAACTTCTCGCGCGTCGTGTGGGGGAGCCGCATCTCGATGCAGGCCGGCGTCTTCTCGATCCTGCTGGCGATGGCGATCGGCGTCCCGGTCGGTCTCGCGGCGGGCTACCATCGGGGCGCGCTCGATCAGCTCGTCATGCGGCTCACCGACGCGTGGCTGGCCTTCCCCTTCCTGATCCTCGCGATCGGCCTGGTCACGATCATGGGCCCGTCGCTCACCAACGCCACGCTGGCCATCGGGCTCGGCGCGGCGCCGACCTACATCCGCCTCACGCGGGGCCTCACCCTGTCCACGAAGGAGGAGGACTACGTCCAGGCGGCGCGCGCCCTGGGAGCCGGCGATCTGCGCCTGATGCGGCGCCACGTCCTCCCGAACATCTTCAGCGCGCTTCTCGTCCAGGCGACCGTCTCGATTCCCACCGCGATCATCGGCGAAGCCATCCTGTCGTTCCTGGGGCTGGGCGTGCAGCCCCCCACGCCGTCCTGGGGGACGATGCTCAACGCCGCCCAGCAGTTCCTGGAGTCGGCGCCCTGGATGGCGTACTGGCCGGGGCTGGCGATTTTCTCGCTCGCGCTGTCCTTCAACCTCGCCGGCGACGGCATGCGCGACCTGCTCGACCCCAAGGACTACTGA